A genomic window from Aricia agestis chromosome 8, ilAriAges1.1, whole genome shotgun sequence includes:
- the LOC121729401 gene encoding histone-lysine N-methyltransferase EHMT2 isoform X2: MHTGEECSPKKKDKSEPSSESDTPKKDKKQESEDPKPRIVLTFRSDKSGAKSSNMKIVSTEEKHEDVTPRRSNRARKPTWESDDDVAISPKKDKTESQQASENDEASDGTQIARRPKRRCNMGTEPITNAIARREQLCKEPAAPATPATRLFRRIKPTPKILENEELRIGLESQNNVRLGITPEKSNEGVKTRRSAHNKSADNQESTSPETKHLDESKADSSKNDMKKLKHLCELGLKSVTPKKSDDDYDNRNAEGKEEEDEEIDDDTEVISKLLQEDSSSEPESGVSEIESIDKNSKRNTENDSEESEDEPNIPLRRSKRSCCRGDQRSSYYLAKWANMSSGDEYEPAPKKKSRRTLSDKASNVNSTAEEEPEEKNEPAGADEGSAPASPAASNKIVGQCCCEATSNIYAAPTDLPDPVFCQAIESVEGMRVGCSHGAGRDARGELLPLLRCGPRAPYLLACRLHAAQLRQHMCCPLCGLFCTQGEFYQCSEGHLFHIECALPREMTDQRHRSGCPHCGVRSYYWAPVNTTCHRVRVDMHVARPVYLPDQREQSTPAFLGFTKLDPAKLDHGPLIPEDLLPPLVDIKQMCETAEGGKSVQELYDAIVAGERLEQIIPKLVGVDVNEVTCAGESCAHAAASGGRADVLYALRCAGADLDAADKAARTPLMRAIQALLENEPVEEPEEPGDDVPHDKVQEGGEKEKDDVKEKEDDKHKEEAEDKADVREQDLMRVIKFLVAAGCDVNVAGPEGMSALHVSAGAGGAAVCALLLGAGAAVDARDHGGWTPLVRAAENGHAACVKVLLGAGADAGATDGEGHGALHWCALAGRARCLRLLLAAAPHLASAPNRHADTPLHVAAREGHYACVIILLAHGARTDMENSAGELAVEVCGGRCRAAISLNMQVACAAKGTLHRHKMLSSDISNGREPWGVECVNEVDDATLPADFTYTAQLVTPAPLQVDCTLATMQGCACDEGLCDGGACACAALGVRAWYVRGRLPAAFPYHDPPMLFECNNTCACNMKRCGNRVVSRLAAAGSIGARVQVFRTARCGWGLRARTAIKRGGPVALYTGELLARHDADARANDQYMFALDLKQDLLQGEGEEAAAEEEALCVDAARWGGAARFINHSCAPNVAPVRVYTHTRDLRLPTVALFALRDISAMEEITFDYGDKFWSVKSKFMKCECESPECRYPTKTEEETA, translated from the exons ATGCACACAGGAGAAGAATGTAGTCCAAAGAAAAAAGATAAATCAGAGCCGTCATCCGAGAGCGATACTCCCAAGAAGGATAAGAAACAAGAATCCGAGGACCCAAAGCCGAGGATAGTGTTAACCTTTCGTTCGGATAAGTCAGGTGCAAAAAGTAGCAACATGAAGATCGTTTCGACTGAAGAGAAACACGAGGATGTAACACCTCGTCGGTCAAACAGGGCCCGGAAACCGACCTGGGAGTCCGACGACGACGTCGCAATATCACccaaaaaagataaaactgagTCGCAGCAAGCGTCTGAAAACGATGAAGCCTCGGATGGCACTCAAATTGCAAGGAGACCGAAGAGAAGGTGCAATATGGGAACTGAGCCTATAACGAACGCCATCGCCCGCCGAGAGCAGCTGTGCAAGGAGCCCGCGGCGCCCGCCACTCCCGCCACCCGCCTGTTCAGGCGTATCAAGCCCACCCCCAAGATACTAGAAAATGAGGAGCTCAGAATTGGCTTGGAGTCGCAAAACAATGTAAGGCTGGGAATCACACCGGAAAAATCCAACGAAGGGGTAAAAACGAGGAGGTCTGCTCACAATAAAAGTGCTGATAATCAGGAGTCTACTAGTCCTGAAACTAAACATTTGGATGAAAGTAAGGCAGACAGTAGCAAAAATGATATGAAAAAGTTGAAACATCTGTGTGAGCTGGGTCTCAAGTCTGTCACACCAAAGAAGtctgatgatgattatgataaCAG GAATGCTGAAGGCAAGGAGGAGGAAGATGAAGAAATAGATGACGACACGGAGGTGATCAGCAAACTGCTTCAAGAGGACTCCTCCAGTGAGCCTGAATCGGGAGTATCTGAGATAGAATCTAtagacaaaaattcaaaaagaaACACAGAGAATGACAGTGAAGAGTCAGAAGATGAGCCTAA TATTCCACTGCGGAGATCAAAGCGGAGTTGTTGCCGGGGGGACCAACGCTCGTCATATTATTTGGCGAAGTGGGCAAACATGAGCAGTGgcga CGAGTATGAACCTGCACCGAAGAAGAAATCAAGACGCACCCTCAGTGATAAAGCATCAAACGTCAACAGCACTGCAGAAGAAGAACCAGAAGAAAAgaa TGAACCAGCGGGCGCTGACGAGGGCTCTGCGCCCGCTTCCCCCGCCGCCTCCAACAAGATTGTCGGCCAATGTTGCTGCGAAGCCACCAGCAACATCTATGCCGCTCCAACAGATCTGCCAG ATCCGGTGTTCTGCCAGGCGATCGAGAGTGTGGAGGGTATGCGTGTGGGGTGCTCTCACGGCGCGGGCCGCGACGCGCGTGGCGAGTTGCTACCCCTGCTCCGCTGCGGGCCGCGCGCGCCGTACTTGCTCGCCTGCCGCCTCCACGCCGCTCAGTTGAGGCAACACATGTGCTGCCCGCTGTGTGGCCTGTTCTGTACACAG GGCGAGTTCTACCAGTGCTCCGAGGGCCACCTGTTCCACATAGAGTGCGCGCTGCCCCGCGAGATGACGGACCAGCGTCACCGCTCGGGCTGCCCGCACTGCGGCGTGCGCTCCTACTACTGGGCGCCCGTCAACACCACCTGTCACCGCGTACGCGTTGACATGCACGTCGCTAGACCCGTGTACCTGCCTGATCAGCGGGAGCAGAG CACACCGGCTTTCCTCGGCTTTACAAAACTAGATCCCGCCAAACTGGACCATGGGCCGCTCATACCGGAGGACTTGTTGCCGCCCCTCGTCGACATTAAACAGATGTGCGAGACCGCGGAGGGGGGGAAGAGTGTACAGGAGCTGTACGATGCGATAGTAGCGGGGGAGAGGCTGGAACAGATCATACCTAAACTTG TGGGCGTGGACGTGAATGAAGTAACGTGTGCGGGCGAGTCGTGTGCGCACGCGGCGGCGAGTGGCGGGCGCGCGGACGTGCTGTACGCGTTGCGCTGCGCCGGCGCCGACCTCGACGCCGCCGACAAGGCCGCGCGCACGCCGCTCATGCGCGCTATACAAG cTCTCCTCGAGAATGAACCAGTGGAGGAGCCCGAGGAGCCTGGTGACGATGTCCCACACGACAAGGTACAAGAGGGTGGAGAGAAAGAGAAAGACGATGTGAAAGAGAAGGAAGATGACAAACACAAGGAGGAGGCGGAAGACAAGGCGGACGTGCGGGAGCAAGACCTCATGAGGGTCATTAAGTTCCTGGTCGCGGCGGGATGCGACGTCAATGTAGCT GGTCCGGAGGGTATGTCAGCGTTGCACGTgtcggcgggcgcgggcggtgcGGCGGTGTGCGCGCTGCTGctgggcgcgggcgcggcggtcGACGCGCGCGATCACGGCGGGTGGACGCCACTCGTGCGCGCCGCAGAGAACGGCCACGCCGCGTGCGTCAA AGTGCTGCTCGGTGCGGGCGCGGACGCCGGCGCGACGGACGGCGAGGGTCACGGCGCGCTGCACTGGTGCGCGCTGGCGGGCCGCGCGCGCTGCCTGCGCCTGCTGCtcgccgccgcgccgcacctCGCCTCCGCCCCCAACAGACACGCCGACACACCACT ACACGTGGCTGCCAGGGAGGGCCACTACGCCTGCGTCATCATTCTACTCGCACACGGAGCCAGG ACGGACATGGAGAACTCAGCGGGCGAGCTGGCGGTGGAGGTGTGCGGGGGGCGGTGCCGCGCCGCCATCTCGCTCAACATGCAGGTCGCGTGCGCCGCCAAAGGGACGCTGCACAGACATAAGATGCTAAGCAG TGACATATCAAACGGTCGCGAGCCGTGGGGCGTGGAGTGCGTGAACGAGGTGGACGACGCGACGCTGCCCGCCGACTTCACGTACACCGCGCAGCTCGTCACGCCCGCGCCGCTGCAAGTCGACTGCACGCTCGCCACCATGCAG GGTTGCGCGTGCGACGAAGGCTTGTGCGACGGCGGCGCGTGTGCGTGCGCGGCGCTCGGCGTGCGGGCTTGGTACGTGCGCGGCCGCCTGCCCGCCGCCTTCCCCTACCACGATCCGCCGATGCTGTTCGAGTGTAACAACACATGCGCGTGTAACATG AAGCGTTGCGGCAACCGCGTGGTATCCCGTCTCGCGGCCGCCGGGTCGATCGGCGCGCGCGTGCAGGTGTTCCGCACGGCGCGGTGCGGGTGGGGGCTGCGCGCACGCACCGCCATCAAACGCGGCGGCCCCGTCGCGCTGTACACGGGCGAGCTACTCGCGCGCCACGACGCCGACGCCCGCGCCAACGATCAGTACATGTTCGCGCTTGACCTCAAGCAGGATTTACTGCAG GGTGAGGGCGAGGAAGCTGCGGCGGAGGAGGAGGCGTTATGCGTGGACGCGGCGCGGTGGGGCGGGGCCGCGCGGTTCATCAACCACTCGTGCGCACCCAACGTCGCGCCCGTACGCGTCTACACGCACACGCGCGACCTCCGCCTGCCCACCGTCGCCTTGTTCGCGCTCCGAGATATATCTGCTATGGAGGAGATCAC GTTCGATTATGGTGATAAATTCTGGTCGGTGAAATCAAAGTTCATGAAATGCGAGTGCGAGTCGCCGGAATGTAGATATCCTACAAAGACGGAGGAGGAAACCGCCTGA
- the LOC121729401 gene encoding histone-lysine N-methyltransferase EHMT2 isoform X1, translated as MHTGEECSPKKKDKSEPSSESDTPKKDKKQESEDPKPRIVLTFRSDKSGAKSSNMKIVSTEEKHEDVTPRRSNRARKPTWESDDDVAISPKKDKTESQQASENDEASDGTQIARRPKRRCNMGTEPITNAIARREQLCKEPAAPATPATRLFRRIKPTPKILENEELRIGLESQNNVRLGITPEKSNEGVKTRRSAHNKSADNQESTSPETKHLDESKADSSKNDMKKLKHLCELGLKSVTPKKSDDDYDNRNAEGKEEEDEEIDDDTEVISKLLQEDSSSEPESGVSEIESIDKNSKRNTENDSEESEDEPNIPLRRSKRSCCRGDQRSSYYLAKWANMSSGDEYEPAPKKKSRRTLSDKASNVNSTAEEEPEEKNEPAGADEGSAPASPAASNKIVGQCCCEATSNIYAAPTDLPDPVFCQAIESVEGMRVGCSHGAGRDARGELLPLLRCGPRAPYLLACRLHAAQLRQHMCCPLCGLFCTQGEFYQCSEGHLFHIECALPREMTDQRHRSGCPHCGVRSYYWAPVNTTCHRVRVDMHVARPVYLPDQREQSTPAFLGFTKLDPAKLDHGPLIPEDLLPPLVDIKQMCETAEGGKSVQELYDAIVAGERLEQIIPKLVGVDVNEVTCAGESCAHAAASGGRADVLYALRCAGADLDAADKAARTPLMRAIQALLENEPVEEPEEPGDDVPHDKVQEGGEKEKDDVKEKEDDKHKEEAEDKADVREQDLMRVIKFLVAAGCDVNVAGPEGMSALHVSAGAGGAAVCALLLGAGAAVDARDHGGWTPLVRAAENGHAACVKVLLGAGADAGATDGEGHGALHWCALAGRARCLRLLLAAAPHLASAPNRHADTPLHVAAREGHYACVIILLAHGARTDMENSAGELAVEVCGGRCRAAISLNMQVACAAKGTLHRHKMLSSDISNGREPWGVECVNEVDDATLPADFTYTAQLVTPAPLQVDCTLATMQGCACDEGLCDGGACACAALGVRAWYVRGRLPAAFPYHDPPMLFECNNTCACNMKRCGNRVVSRLAAAGSIGARVQVFRTARCGWGLRARTAIKRGGPVALYTGELLARHDADARANDQYMFALDLKQDLLQQGEGEEAAAEEEALCVDAARWGGAARFINHSCAPNVAPVRVYTHTRDLRLPTVALFALRDISAMEEITFDYGDKFWSVKSKFMKCECESPECRYPTKTEEETA; from the exons ATGCACACAGGAGAAGAATGTAGTCCAAAGAAAAAAGATAAATCAGAGCCGTCATCCGAGAGCGATACTCCCAAGAAGGATAAGAAACAAGAATCCGAGGACCCAAAGCCGAGGATAGTGTTAACCTTTCGTTCGGATAAGTCAGGTGCAAAAAGTAGCAACATGAAGATCGTTTCGACTGAAGAGAAACACGAGGATGTAACACCTCGTCGGTCAAACAGGGCCCGGAAACCGACCTGGGAGTCCGACGACGACGTCGCAATATCACccaaaaaagataaaactgagTCGCAGCAAGCGTCTGAAAACGATGAAGCCTCGGATGGCACTCAAATTGCAAGGAGACCGAAGAGAAGGTGCAATATGGGAACTGAGCCTATAACGAACGCCATCGCCCGCCGAGAGCAGCTGTGCAAGGAGCCCGCGGCGCCCGCCACTCCCGCCACCCGCCTGTTCAGGCGTATCAAGCCCACCCCCAAGATACTAGAAAATGAGGAGCTCAGAATTGGCTTGGAGTCGCAAAACAATGTAAGGCTGGGAATCACACCGGAAAAATCCAACGAAGGGGTAAAAACGAGGAGGTCTGCTCACAATAAAAGTGCTGATAATCAGGAGTCTACTAGTCCTGAAACTAAACATTTGGATGAAAGTAAGGCAGACAGTAGCAAAAATGATATGAAAAAGTTGAAACATCTGTGTGAGCTGGGTCTCAAGTCTGTCACACCAAAGAAGtctgatgatgattatgataaCAG GAATGCTGAAGGCAAGGAGGAGGAAGATGAAGAAATAGATGACGACACGGAGGTGATCAGCAAACTGCTTCAAGAGGACTCCTCCAGTGAGCCTGAATCGGGAGTATCTGAGATAGAATCTAtagacaaaaattcaaaaagaaACACAGAGAATGACAGTGAAGAGTCAGAAGATGAGCCTAA TATTCCACTGCGGAGATCAAAGCGGAGTTGTTGCCGGGGGGACCAACGCTCGTCATATTATTTGGCGAAGTGGGCAAACATGAGCAGTGgcga CGAGTATGAACCTGCACCGAAGAAGAAATCAAGACGCACCCTCAGTGATAAAGCATCAAACGTCAACAGCACTGCAGAAGAAGAACCAGAAGAAAAgaa TGAACCAGCGGGCGCTGACGAGGGCTCTGCGCCCGCTTCCCCCGCCGCCTCCAACAAGATTGTCGGCCAATGTTGCTGCGAAGCCACCAGCAACATCTATGCCGCTCCAACAGATCTGCCAG ATCCGGTGTTCTGCCAGGCGATCGAGAGTGTGGAGGGTATGCGTGTGGGGTGCTCTCACGGCGCGGGCCGCGACGCGCGTGGCGAGTTGCTACCCCTGCTCCGCTGCGGGCCGCGCGCGCCGTACTTGCTCGCCTGCCGCCTCCACGCCGCTCAGTTGAGGCAACACATGTGCTGCCCGCTGTGTGGCCTGTTCTGTACACAG GGCGAGTTCTACCAGTGCTCCGAGGGCCACCTGTTCCACATAGAGTGCGCGCTGCCCCGCGAGATGACGGACCAGCGTCACCGCTCGGGCTGCCCGCACTGCGGCGTGCGCTCCTACTACTGGGCGCCCGTCAACACCACCTGTCACCGCGTACGCGTTGACATGCACGTCGCTAGACCCGTGTACCTGCCTGATCAGCGGGAGCAGAG CACACCGGCTTTCCTCGGCTTTACAAAACTAGATCCCGCCAAACTGGACCATGGGCCGCTCATACCGGAGGACTTGTTGCCGCCCCTCGTCGACATTAAACAGATGTGCGAGACCGCGGAGGGGGGGAAGAGTGTACAGGAGCTGTACGATGCGATAGTAGCGGGGGAGAGGCTGGAACAGATCATACCTAAACTTG TGGGCGTGGACGTGAATGAAGTAACGTGTGCGGGCGAGTCGTGTGCGCACGCGGCGGCGAGTGGCGGGCGCGCGGACGTGCTGTACGCGTTGCGCTGCGCCGGCGCCGACCTCGACGCCGCCGACAAGGCCGCGCGCACGCCGCTCATGCGCGCTATACAAG cTCTCCTCGAGAATGAACCAGTGGAGGAGCCCGAGGAGCCTGGTGACGATGTCCCACACGACAAGGTACAAGAGGGTGGAGAGAAAGAGAAAGACGATGTGAAAGAGAAGGAAGATGACAAACACAAGGAGGAGGCGGAAGACAAGGCGGACGTGCGGGAGCAAGACCTCATGAGGGTCATTAAGTTCCTGGTCGCGGCGGGATGCGACGTCAATGTAGCT GGTCCGGAGGGTATGTCAGCGTTGCACGTgtcggcgggcgcgggcggtgcGGCGGTGTGCGCGCTGCTGctgggcgcgggcgcggcggtcGACGCGCGCGATCACGGCGGGTGGACGCCACTCGTGCGCGCCGCAGAGAACGGCCACGCCGCGTGCGTCAA AGTGCTGCTCGGTGCGGGCGCGGACGCCGGCGCGACGGACGGCGAGGGTCACGGCGCGCTGCACTGGTGCGCGCTGGCGGGCCGCGCGCGCTGCCTGCGCCTGCTGCtcgccgccgcgccgcacctCGCCTCCGCCCCCAACAGACACGCCGACACACCACT ACACGTGGCTGCCAGGGAGGGCCACTACGCCTGCGTCATCATTCTACTCGCACACGGAGCCAGG ACGGACATGGAGAACTCAGCGGGCGAGCTGGCGGTGGAGGTGTGCGGGGGGCGGTGCCGCGCCGCCATCTCGCTCAACATGCAGGTCGCGTGCGCCGCCAAAGGGACGCTGCACAGACATAAGATGCTAAGCAG TGACATATCAAACGGTCGCGAGCCGTGGGGCGTGGAGTGCGTGAACGAGGTGGACGACGCGACGCTGCCCGCCGACTTCACGTACACCGCGCAGCTCGTCACGCCCGCGCCGCTGCAAGTCGACTGCACGCTCGCCACCATGCAG GGTTGCGCGTGCGACGAAGGCTTGTGCGACGGCGGCGCGTGTGCGTGCGCGGCGCTCGGCGTGCGGGCTTGGTACGTGCGCGGCCGCCTGCCCGCCGCCTTCCCCTACCACGATCCGCCGATGCTGTTCGAGTGTAACAACACATGCGCGTGTAACATG AAGCGTTGCGGCAACCGCGTGGTATCCCGTCTCGCGGCCGCCGGGTCGATCGGCGCGCGCGTGCAGGTGTTCCGCACGGCGCGGTGCGGGTGGGGGCTGCGCGCACGCACCGCCATCAAACGCGGCGGCCCCGTCGCGCTGTACACGGGCGAGCTACTCGCGCGCCACGACGCCGACGCCCGCGCCAACGATCAGTACATGTTCGCGCTTGACCTCAAGCAGGATTTACTGCAG CAGGGTGAGGGCGAGGAAGCTGCGGCGGAGGAGGAGGCGTTATGCGTGGACGCGGCGCGGTGGGGCGGGGCCGCGCGGTTCATCAACCACTCGTGCGCACCCAACGTCGCGCCCGTACGCGTCTACACGCACACGCGCGACCTCCGCCTGCCCACCGTCGCCTTGTTCGCGCTCCGAGATATATCTGCTATGGAGGAGATCAC GTTCGATTATGGTGATAAATTCTGGTCGGTGAAATCAAAGTTCATGAAATGCGAGTGCGAGTCGCCGGAATGTAGATATCCTACAAAGACGGAGGAGGAAACCGCCTGA
- the LOC121729401 gene encoding histone-lysine N-methyltransferase EHMT2 isoform X3: MHTGEECSPKKKDKSEPSSESDTPKKDKKQESEDPKPRIVLTFRSDKSGAKSSNMKIVSTEEKHEDVTPRRSNRARKPTWESDDDVAISPKKDKTESQQASENDEASDGTQIARRPKRRCNMGTEPITNAIARREQLCKEPAAPATPATRLFRRIKPTPKILENEELRIGLESQNNVRLGITPEKSNEGVKTRRSAHNKSADNQESTSPETKHLDESKADSSKNDMKKLKHLCELGLKSVTPKKSDDDYDNRNAEGKEEEDEEIDDDTEVISKLLQEDSSSEPESGVSEIESIDKNSKRNTENDSEESEDEPNEYEPAPKKKSRRTLSDKASNVNSTAEEEPEEKNEPAGADEGSAPASPAASNKIVGQCCCEATSNIYAAPTDLPDPVFCQAIESVEGMRVGCSHGAGRDARGELLPLLRCGPRAPYLLACRLHAAQLRQHMCCPLCGLFCTQGEFYQCSEGHLFHIECALPREMTDQRHRSGCPHCGVRSYYWAPVNTTCHRVRVDMHVARPVYLPDQREQSTPAFLGFTKLDPAKLDHGPLIPEDLLPPLVDIKQMCETAEGGKSVQELYDAIVAGERLEQIIPKLVGVDVNEVTCAGESCAHAAASGGRADVLYALRCAGADLDAADKAARTPLMRAIQALLENEPVEEPEEPGDDVPHDKVQEGGEKEKDDVKEKEDDKHKEEAEDKADVREQDLMRVIKFLVAAGCDVNVAGPEGMSALHVSAGAGGAAVCALLLGAGAAVDARDHGGWTPLVRAAENGHAACVKVLLGAGADAGATDGEGHGALHWCALAGRARCLRLLLAAAPHLASAPNRHADTPLHVAAREGHYACVIILLAHGARTDMENSAGELAVEVCGGRCRAAISLNMQVACAAKGTLHRHKMLSSDISNGREPWGVECVNEVDDATLPADFTYTAQLVTPAPLQVDCTLATMQGCACDEGLCDGGACACAALGVRAWYVRGRLPAAFPYHDPPMLFECNNTCACNMKRCGNRVVSRLAAAGSIGARVQVFRTARCGWGLRARTAIKRGGPVALYTGELLARHDADARANDQYMFALDLKQDLLQQGEGEEAAAEEEALCVDAARWGGAARFINHSCAPNVAPVRVYTHTRDLRLPTVALFALRDISAMEEITFDYGDKFWSVKSKFMKCECESPECRYPTKTEEETA, encoded by the exons ATGCACACAGGAGAAGAATGTAGTCCAAAGAAAAAAGATAAATCAGAGCCGTCATCCGAGAGCGATACTCCCAAGAAGGATAAGAAACAAGAATCCGAGGACCCAAAGCCGAGGATAGTGTTAACCTTTCGTTCGGATAAGTCAGGTGCAAAAAGTAGCAACATGAAGATCGTTTCGACTGAAGAGAAACACGAGGATGTAACACCTCGTCGGTCAAACAGGGCCCGGAAACCGACCTGGGAGTCCGACGACGACGTCGCAATATCACccaaaaaagataaaactgagTCGCAGCAAGCGTCTGAAAACGATGAAGCCTCGGATGGCACTCAAATTGCAAGGAGACCGAAGAGAAGGTGCAATATGGGAACTGAGCCTATAACGAACGCCATCGCCCGCCGAGAGCAGCTGTGCAAGGAGCCCGCGGCGCCCGCCACTCCCGCCACCCGCCTGTTCAGGCGTATCAAGCCCACCCCCAAGATACTAGAAAATGAGGAGCTCAGAATTGGCTTGGAGTCGCAAAACAATGTAAGGCTGGGAATCACACCGGAAAAATCCAACGAAGGGGTAAAAACGAGGAGGTCTGCTCACAATAAAAGTGCTGATAATCAGGAGTCTACTAGTCCTGAAACTAAACATTTGGATGAAAGTAAGGCAGACAGTAGCAAAAATGATATGAAAAAGTTGAAACATCTGTGTGAGCTGGGTCTCAAGTCTGTCACACCAAAGAAGtctgatgatgattatgataaCAG GAATGCTGAAGGCAAGGAGGAGGAAGATGAAGAAATAGATGACGACACGGAGGTGATCAGCAAACTGCTTCAAGAGGACTCCTCCAGTGAGCCTGAATCGGGAGTATCTGAGATAGAATCTAtagacaaaaattcaaaaagaaACACAGAGAATGACAGTGAAGAGTCAGAAGATGAGCCTAA CGAGTATGAACCTGCACCGAAGAAGAAATCAAGACGCACCCTCAGTGATAAAGCATCAAACGTCAACAGCACTGCAGAAGAAGAACCAGAAGAAAAgaa TGAACCAGCGGGCGCTGACGAGGGCTCTGCGCCCGCTTCCCCCGCCGCCTCCAACAAGATTGTCGGCCAATGTTGCTGCGAAGCCACCAGCAACATCTATGCCGCTCCAACAGATCTGCCAG ATCCGGTGTTCTGCCAGGCGATCGAGAGTGTGGAGGGTATGCGTGTGGGGTGCTCTCACGGCGCGGGCCGCGACGCGCGTGGCGAGTTGCTACCCCTGCTCCGCTGCGGGCCGCGCGCGCCGTACTTGCTCGCCTGCCGCCTCCACGCCGCTCAGTTGAGGCAACACATGTGCTGCCCGCTGTGTGGCCTGTTCTGTACACAG GGCGAGTTCTACCAGTGCTCCGAGGGCCACCTGTTCCACATAGAGTGCGCGCTGCCCCGCGAGATGACGGACCAGCGTCACCGCTCGGGCTGCCCGCACTGCGGCGTGCGCTCCTACTACTGGGCGCCCGTCAACACCACCTGTCACCGCGTACGCGTTGACATGCACGTCGCTAGACCCGTGTACCTGCCTGATCAGCGGGAGCAGAG CACACCGGCTTTCCTCGGCTTTACAAAACTAGATCCCGCCAAACTGGACCATGGGCCGCTCATACCGGAGGACTTGTTGCCGCCCCTCGTCGACATTAAACAGATGTGCGAGACCGCGGAGGGGGGGAAGAGTGTACAGGAGCTGTACGATGCGATAGTAGCGGGGGAGAGGCTGGAACAGATCATACCTAAACTTG TGGGCGTGGACGTGAATGAAGTAACGTGTGCGGGCGAGTCGTGTGCGCACGCGGCGGCGAGTGGCGGGCGCGCGGACGTGCTGTACGCGTTGCGCTGCGCCGGCGCCGACCTCGACGCCGCCGACAAGGCCGCGCGCACGCCGCTCATGCGCGCTATACAAG cTCTCCTCGAGAATGAACCAGTGGAGGAGCCCGAGGAGCCTGGTGACGATGTCCCACACGACAAGGTACAAGAGGGTGGAGAGAAAGAGAAAGACGATGTGAAAGAGAAGGAAGATGACAAACACAAGGAGGAGGCGGAAGACAAGGCGGACGTGCGGGAGCAAGACCTCATGAGGGTCATTAAGTTCCTGGTCGCGGCGGGATGCGACGTCAATGTAGCT GGTCCGGAGGGTATGTCAGCGTTGCACGTgtcggcgggcgcgggcggtgcGGCGGTGTGCGCGCTGCTGctgggcgcgggcgcggcggtcGACGCGCGCGATCACGGCGGGTGGACGCCACTCGTGCGCGCCGCAGAGAACGGCCACGCCGCGTGCGTCAA AGTGCTGCTCGGTGCGGGCGCGGACGCCGGCGCGACGGACGGCGAGGGTCACGGCGCGCTGCACTGGTGCGCGCTGGCGGGCCGCGCGCGCTGCCTGCGCCTGCTGCtcgccgccgcgccgcacctCGCCTCCGCCCCCAACAGACACGCCGACACACCACT ACACGTGGCTGCCAGGGAGGGCCACTACGCCTGCGTCATCATTCTACTCGCACACGGAGCCAGG ACGGACATGGAGAACTCAGCGGGCGAGCTGGCGGTGGAGGTGTGCGGGGGGCGGTGCCGCGCCGCCATCTCGCTCAACATGCAGGTCGCGTGCGCCGCCAAAGGGACGCTGCACAGACATAAGATGCTAAGCAG TGACATATCAAACGGTCGCGAGCCGTGGGGCGTGGAGTGCGTGAACGAGGTGGACGACGCGACGCTGCCCGCCGACTTCACGTACACCGCGCAGCTCGTCACGCCCGCGCCGCTGCAAGTCGACTGCACGCTCGCCACCATGCAG GGTTGCGCGTGCGACGAAGGCTTGTGCGACGGCGGCGCGTGTGCGTGCGCGGCGCTCGGCGTGCGGGCTTGGTACGTGCGCGGCCGCCTGCCCGCCGCCTTCCCCTACCACGATCCGCCGATGCTGTTCGAGTGTAACAACACATGCGCGTGTAACATG AAGCGTTGCGGCAACCGCGTGGTATCCCGTCTCGCGGCCGCCGGGTCGATCGGCGCGCGCGTGCAGGTGTTCCGCACGGCGCGGTGCGGGTGGGGGCTGCGCGCACGCACCGCCATCAAACGCGGCGGCCCCGTCGCGCTGTACACGGGCGAGCTACTCGCGCGCCACGACGCCGACGCCCGCGCCAACGATCAGTACATGTTCGCGCTTGACCTCAAGCAGGATTTACTGCAG CAGGGTGAGGGCGAGGAAGCTGCGGCGGAGGAGGAGGCGTTATGCGTGGACGCGGCGCGGTGGGGCGGGGCCGCGCGGTTCATCAACCACTCGTGCGCACCCAACGTCGCGCCCGTACGCGTCTACACGCACACGCGCGACCTCCGCCTGCCCACCGTCGCCTTGTTCGCGCTCCGAGATATATCTGCTATGGAGGAGATCAC GTTCGATTATGGTGATAAATTCTGGTCGGTGAAATCAAAGTTCATGAAATGCGAGTGCGAGTCGCCGGAATGTAGATATCCTACAAAGACGGAGGAGGAAACCGCCTGA